A single Thermosipho africanus Ob7 DNA region contains:
- a CDS encoding competence/damage-inducible protein A: MKTASIIAIGNELVEGIIVDTNSKYISKKLLEYGYKTKIIKTLPDDLDLLVKEIKDSLETTDLVVTTGGLGPTEDDLTREAVSKALEKNLILDENLSKKIIEKAKKFHSYVPKIVERQAMVIEDATVLENPVGTAPGMLLKTPKSTILILPGPPVEMIPIFEKALNLIEKENKIYQRRIKTINIPEAVLVEKYKDIIYKYKEVNVATMASHTSGVELRFTGEKALVDEIVNMLSEKLKDYIYAFDDKTIEEIVFEKLLSKNKTVSFAESCTGGLVSANFVNLSGVSKVFKGSIVAYSNEVKQKLLNVNPKTLEKFGAVSKECVEEMAKGVSKLLDTDYSVAISGIAGPTGGTKEKPVGTVWICAYSRENDIFMTERFYFKGNRQTIRNRSTLHAFDMLRRILK; encoded by the coding sequence ATGAAAACTGCATCAATAATAGCAATTGGTAATGAACTTGTCGAAGGAATTATAGTAGACACAAATTCAAAATATATCTCAAAAAAGCTCTTAGAATACGGCTATAAAACAAAAATTATCAAAACCCTTCCAGATGATTTAGATTTGCTAGTAAAAGAAATAAAAGATTCTCTTGAAACAACCGACCTTGTAGTAACAACTGGCGGACTTGGACCAACGGAAGATGATTTAACACGTGAGGCTGTTTCAAAAGCTCTTGAAAAAAACCTTATTCTTGATGAAAATTTATCAAAAAAAATTATTGAAAAGGCAAAAAAGTTTCACAGTTATGTACCGAAAATAGTAGAAAGACAAGCTATGGTAATTGAAGATGCTACAGTTTTAGAAAATCCAGTTGGTACAGCACCAGGAATGCTTTTAAAAACTCCAAAAAGTACAATTTTAATACTTCCCGGTCCTCCTGTTGAAATGATACCTATATTTGAAAAGGCACTAAACCTCATCGAAAAAGAAAATAAAATTTACCAAAGAAGAATTAAAACCATAAATATTCCAGAAGCAGTTCTTGTAGAAAAATACAAAGATATAATTTACAAGTATAAAGAGGTAAATGTAGCGACAATGGCAAGTCATACTAGCGGTGTAGAATTAAGATTTACAGGTGAAAAAGCACTTGTAGATGAAATAGTTAATATGTTAAGTGAAAAACTTAAAGATTATATTTATGCTTTCGATGACAAAACTATTGAAGAAATAGTATTTGAAAAGCTGCTTTCAAAAAATAAAACCGTCTCATTTGCAGAATCATGTACTGGTGGACTTGTTTCCGCCAATTTTGTAAATCTTTCCGGAGTTTCAAAAGTTTTTAAAGGCTCAATTGTTGCATATTCTAATGAAGTAAAACAAAAACTCTTAAATGTCAATCCAAAGACACTCGAAAAATTTGGAGCGGTAAGTAAAGAATGCGTAGAAGAAATGGCAAAAGGAGTAAGTAAATTATTAGATACAGACTACTCAGTTGCAATATCAGGAATCGCTGGTCCTACAGGCGGTACAAAAGAAAAGCCTGTTGGTACAGTATGGATCTGTGCATACTCAAGGGAAAATGACATATTCATGACTGAAAGATTTTACTTTAAAGGAAACAGACAAACAATTAGAAATCGCTCAACTTTACACGCATTTGATATGTTAAGGAGGATATTAAAATGA
- a CDS encoding Mpv17/PMP22 family protein, giving the protein MKKGDFIWLGLFSLIVFLLVFKPTHQVYIALNRAHPYFMGFLKVSILATMGELLSIRLQKGKYLKPYGLFYRFLVWGFLGMCFVLVFELFASGTDVVMKKGLLPGNNKILHAFFTSALMNLIFAPTFMAFHRITDTYIDLGKGKIANIFSIKFSSVVDYIDWQKFFGFVILKTIPFFWIPAHTITFLLPPEYRVLTAAMLSIVLGVLLSIRKG; this is encoded by the coding sequence ATGAAAAAAGGAGATTTTATATGGTTAGGACTATTTTCACTAATAGTTTTTCTGCTCGTCTTTAAACCAACACATCAAGTTTACATTGCATTAAACAGAGCCCATCCTTACTTTATGGGATTTTTAAAGGTTTCCATACTTGCAACCATGGGTGAACTACTTTCAATAAGGCTTCAAAAGGGAAAATATTTAAAACCATATGGTCTATTCTACAGATTCTTGGTATGGGGTTTTCTAGGTATGTGTTTTGTTCTTGTGTTTGAACTTTTTGCAAGCGGAACAGATGTGGTAATGAAAAAAGGACTTTTACCTGGAAATAATAAAATTCTCCATGCATTTTTCACAAGTGCATTAATGAATCTAATTTTTGCACCAACATTTATGGCATTTCACAGAATTACCGATACGTATATAGACCTTGGAAAGGGAAAAATCGCTAATATATTTTCAATTAAATTTTCAAGTGTAGTAGATTACATAGACTGGCAAAAATTCTTTGGTTTTGTTATTTTAAAAACAATACCATTTTTCTGGATTCCGGCTCACACTATAACTTTCCTTCTTCCACCTGAATATCGCGTTTTAACAGCTGCAATGCTATCGATAGTACTTGGAGTATTGCTTTCAATTAGAAAGGGGTAA
- a CDS encoding LacI family DNA-binding transcriptional regulator: MKKRSVTIKDVARKAGVGVGTVSRVINNSPHVNQRTKEHVLKVIQELGYMPNPHARRLSSGHTKIITTIFPQMVGEFHQLLLSGIDEIFEKEGYTSFVYPLYSENRYKFVRESSDFVLGTDGVIIDALNVDRLLQQYIPKNVPVVSVEFDSEKYDSVIIDNFYGGMIAGDYLSNFEGDIFVITHRRKSKLESTVFEERVSGFIESVEKKGRTIERIFEIELDWLEAFNVAKEIFTRSNKVIIFTTTDYFAFPVIEFARIKGFVPKKDFHLCGFDNLTLSNILNITTIKQPIVEMGKSAGELLLRRIKGFTRKKQTVAFKPEIIIRET, translated from the coding sequence ATGAAAAAAAGAAGTGTTACTATAAAAGATGTTGCAAGAAAAGCTGGAGTTGGTGTTGGAACAGTATCAAGAGTTATAAATAACAGTCCACACGTTAATCAAAGAACAAAGGAACATGTGCTAAAAGTAATACAAGAACTCGGCTACATGCCAAACCCACATGCAAGAAGACTTTCAAGTGGACATACAAAAATAATTACAACAATATTTCCACAAATGGTTGGAGAATTTCATCAACTACTACTTTCTGGTATAGATGAAATTTTTGAAAAAGAAGGATACACATCATTTGTCTATCCATTATACAGTGAAAATAGATACAAATTTGTAAGGGAAAGTTCTGATTTTGTTCTTGGAACCGATGGAGTTATTATAGATGCACTAAATGTTGATAGACTTCTCCAACAATATATACCAAAAAACGTTCCTGTTGTTTCCGTTGAATTTGATTCTGAAAAGTATGACTCTGTTATCATTGACAACTTTTACGGCGGTATGATAGCAGGTGATTACCTTTCAAATTTTGAAGGAGATATCTTTGTAATTACTCATAGAAGAAAGTCAAAACTAGAAAGTACCGTTTTCGAAGAAAGGGTAAGTGGCTTTATTGAATCTGTAGAAAAAAAGGGCAGAACCATAGAAAGGATCTTTGAAATTGAATTAGATTGGCTAGAAGCTTTTAATGTTGCAAAAGAAATATTTACTCGCTCTAATAAGGTTATTATTTTCACTACAACCGATTATTTTGCCTTTCCAGTAATAGAATTTGCAAGAATAAAAGGTTTTGTACCAAAGAAAGACTTTCATCTGTGTGGTTTTGACAACCTCACACTCTCTAATATCTTAAATATTACAACTATAAAACAACCAATAGTTGAAATGGGAAAAAGTGCAGGAGAATTACTTTTAAGAAGAATTAAAGGTTTTACAAGAAAAAAACAAACTGTTGCATTTAAGCCTGAGATAATAATAAGAGAAACATAG